Proteins encoded together in one Streptomyces sp. TLI_171 window:
- a CDS encoding MerR family transcriptional regulator — MPASRRTGEARRRGDELLSIGAVLAFLRDDFPEVTISKIRFLEAEGLVEPQRTPSGYRKFSAADVERLAYVLRMQRDHYLPLRVIREHLDAIERGEQPPALPGAEARPGPLEEADRELVAGAGSAGGVRLGRAELIAAAEAQERELAEWEAYGLVQPGPDGGYDGEALQIARLVAELGRFGLEPRHLRAMKAAAEREVALVEQVVAPLRRHRNPQTRAHAEATARELATLSVRLHAAMVQAGLRART, encoded by the coding sequence GTGCCGGCCTCGCGCCGCACGGGCGAGGCGCGCCGGCGGGGTGACGAACTGCTGTCGATCGGCGCGGTGCTGGCCTTCCTCCGGGACGACTTCCCGGAGGTGACGATCTCCAAGATCCGCTTCCTGGAGGCGGAGGGCCTGGTCGAGCCGCAGCGCACCCCGTCCGGCTACCGGAAGTTCTCGGCGGCGGACGTGGAGCGCCTGGCGTACGTGCTGCGGATGCAGCGCGACCACTACCTGCCGCTGCGGGTGATCCGCGAGCACCTGGACGCGATCGAGCGCGGCGAGCAGCCGCCGGCGCTGCCGGGGGCGGAGGCGCGTCCGGGGCCGCTGGAGGAGGCGGACCGGGAGCTGGTCGCGGGCGCGGGTTCGGCCGGCGGGGTGCGGTTGGGCCGGGCCGAGTTGATCGCGGCCGCGGAGGCGCAGGAGCGGGAGCTCGCCGAGTGGGAGGCGTACGGGCTGGTGCAGCCCGGCCCGGACGGCGGGTACGACGGCGAGGCGCTGCAGATCGCGCGGCTGGTCGCGGAGTTGGGGCGGTTCGGGCTGGAGCCGCGGCACCTGCGGGCGATGAAGGCGGCGGCGGAGCGCGAGGTGGCGCTGGTGGAGCAGGTGGTGGCGCCGCTGCGGCGGCACCGCAACCCGCAGACCCGGGCGCACGCGGAGGCGACGGCGCGGGAGCTGGCCACCCTGTCGGTGCGCCTGCACGCGGCGATGGTGCAGGCGGGTTTGCGGGCCCGGACCTGA